The Rouxiella sp. WC2420 region TAGGCTTCCATATAATTCCAGAGTTAAGGTACGCATCACGCGCACGGTACGGCAAACCTTTATTTCTTATAAGGTTGAAAACTGTCAACGCACAACAGACGATTTACGCTCTGAGTGACCAGCAAGAAGTTTAGCCCTTGAAATCGAGACCTCAAGGTTTTGCACTTTAGTGTAGCCATCACAGCTTAAGCGAAAATGAAAGAGGCTGAATTGTCGGTAAATGGTAAAGGCGAGTCAACCCAGTAATTGTATGCGCATTTAATCCTTCTCTTTTGTCACTGGTTGCTCAACTGGCTGCTTTAACCACAGGAACTGTATAAATAACCATGCTATATTTAGTGTGTCACTTCCCTTTAACAGCAGCATTTTCCGAAGCCTTTGCGCTAAAAAATTCGTTTACCAGCCGCTATCAATAAGCACTTATCTATAGAAATCGAGGTCGTTATCAACCACGTTACTGCGCAACCCAACTTGCAGACTCAGCCACGCCAAGGCTTCGTGCTGACCCGGCATTGGCGCGATACACCGCAGGGAACGGAAGTCGACTTCTGGCTGGCAACCGACGAAGGTCCACAAAAAATTCGACTGCCCGCACAGGAATCAGTGGCCTTTCTGCCTGTTGAACAGCAGGAGAGAACGGAACAACTGTTGCTCGGCGAAAAGGGCTATATCCTGCGTCCGCTGCCGTTAAAAGATTTCCGCCTGCGCCCGGTAGTTGGACTTTATTGCAACGGCCATCGCCAACTGATGCGCATTGAAAAAATGCTAAAAGATGGAGGTCTTACTCTTTATGAGGCCGATATCCGCCCGCCGGAACGATTCCTGATGGAGCGTTACATCACCGCACCGGTGTGGTTCACCGGCACGCCAGGCAGTGATGGTATCCTGCTGAATACCAAGATGAAGCCCGCAGAAACTTACCGCCCTACGCTTAAATTATGTTCGCTGGATATTGAAACCAGCGGCAATGGCGAGCTTTATTGCATCGGCCTCGAAGGCTGCGGCCAGCGCGATGTCTACATGCTCGGTCCAGCCAACGGAACTCCCGGCAGTCACGGTGATTTCAACCTCGAGTACGTGGACAGCCGCCCACAGCTGCTACACAAACTCAATGATTGGCTGCAGCGCAATGACCCGGACGCGATCATCGGCTGGAGCGTTGTGCAGTTTGACCTGCGAGTTCTGCAGAAACACGCCGATCGTTACAAGATCCCGCTGCGTTTTGGCCGCGACGGCAGCGCGCTTGAATGGCGTGAGCACGGTTTTAAACAAGGGCACTTTTTTGCACAGGCCGCTGGCCGGTTGATTGTTGACGGCATTGAAGCACTAAAATCAGCGACCTGGAACTTTCCGAGCTTTAGTCTGGAATACGTCTCGCAAACTTTACTCGGCGAAGGCAAAGCGATTGACAACCCCTATCAGCGTCTGGCAGAAATTGAGCAACGCTTCCGCCAAGATAAACCCGCTCTGGCCCGCTATAACCTCAAAGACTGCGAACTGGTCACTCGCATTTTTGCCAAAACCGAGCTGCTGTCGTTTCTGCTGGAACGCGCGTCGGTAACGGGATTAGCAGCCGATCGCAGCGGCGGATCAGTGGCGGCATTTACCCATCTTTATCTGCCGCGCATGCATCGTATCGGTTTTGTGGCACCCAATATGGGAGAGCGGCCCGACGAAAACAGTCCCGGCGGGTTTGTGATGGACTCTCGCCCCGGCTTGTATGATTCGGTGCTGGTGCTCGATTATAAAAGCCTGTATCCGTCGATCATCCGCACCTTTCTCATCGACCCGGTGGGCTTGATTACCGGACTGGATCAACCGGATGATGCCCATTCGGTTCCCGGCTTTCGAGAGGCATATTTTTCACGCACTCAGCACTGCCTTCCTGAAATAGTCCGTCAGATTTGGCAAGGGCGTGAGGCGGCGAAAAAACTGAACAATCAGCCACTTTCACAGGCGCTGAAGATTATTATGAACGCGCTCTATGGCGTATTGGGAACCAGCAGCTGCCGCTTTTTCGATTCTCGACTGGCTTCATCGATTACCCTGCGCGGCCACGAGATCATGCAGCAAACCCGTAAACTTATAGAAGAAGAAGGCTATCAGGTAATTTATGGTGATACGGATTCAACCTTCGTTTGGCTAAACAGCGCACATAGCAACGAAGATGCCAATGAGATTGGCCAACGGCTGGTGGTGAAAGTCAATCAATGGTGGAAGACGCATCTTAACCAGGAGCTGGGTCTTGAAAGTGCGTTGGAGCTGGAGTTTGAAACGCATTATCAACGTTTCCTGATGCCCACTATTCGTGGCTCCGAATTAGGCAGTAAAAAACGTTACGCCGGCCTTGTAAAAGACGCAGACGGGGAGCATATGGTTTACAAGGGGCTGGAAACTGTTCGTACCGACTGGACCAAACTGGCGCAGACTTTTCAACAGGCGCTGTATGAGCGGATTTTCCACGAGCAGCCTTACCAGGACTATATTCGCGATTATGTTGCGAGCACTCTGAACGGGGAATTTGACGACCAGCTTGTCTACCGTAAACGTCTACGTCGCAAGCTGACTGAGTATGAGCGCAACGTTCCGCCCCACGTTCGCGCGGCACGTCTGGCCGATGAATATAATTTGGCCAACGGTCGACCCATGCAGTATCAGAACGGCGGCTGGATAAGCTATGTTATGACGACTTCAGGACCGGAGCCGCTGGAGAACCGTCAATCGCCTATCGACTATGATCATTACATCGAGAAACAACTCGAACCGGTCGCAGACGGCATTCTTCCGTTCCTGCATGACGATTTTGCTACACTGATAACAGGTCAAATGGGATTGTTTTAACCATATGGCGCAATGACAGGTGACGAACGGCCTACCTTCAATTAACATAGCGCCCTTTCCCATTTCTTATCTAACCTCAAAAAATTAATAACTCCACGCCTTAATGGGCGGGGAAAGAAAAGCTATTACATAAAGTTTGATAATTATCAGTTAAAGGGCACTACAGCCCAACAGACAGACACAAAGCACAGAGAGACAATATGCCCTTTACACTTGGTCAACGCTGGATAAGCGACACGGAAAGCGAATTAGGTTTAGGTACTGTGGTCGCAGTAGACACGCGCATGGTCACCCTGCTTTTCCCCGCTACTGGTGAAAACCGCCTGTATGCCAGAAGTGATTCCCCTATCACCCGCGTAATGTTCAACCCGGGCGATACCATCAGTTGCCACGAGGGATGGCAGCTGAAAGTTGAAGAAGTCGTCGAGGACAAAGGTCTGCTCACTTATGTGGGAACGCGTCTGGACACCGACGAAGAAGGTGTGGCAATGCGTGAAGTGCTGCTCGACAGCAAACTGACCTTCAGCAAGCCTCAGGATCGCCTGTTTGCCGGTCAGATTGACCGCATGGACCGCTTCGCTCTGCGTTTTCGTGCACGCAAATATCAACGTGAACAGTTCCGCCTGGAATTTGGCGGCCTGCGCGGCATGCGTGCCAGTCTGATCCCACACCAGCTGCACATCGCCTATGAAGTCGGCCAGCGCCATGCGCCACGCGTTCTGTTAGCCGATGAAGTCGGTCTGGGTAAAACCATCGAAGCGGGGATGATCATCCACCAGCAGCTGCTTTCTGGCCGCGCCGAGCGTGTGCTGATTGTGGTGCCCGAGACCCTGCAGCACCAGTGGCTGGTCGAGATGCTGCGCCGTTTCAACCTGCGTTTCTCGCTGTTTGATGACGATCGTTACGCCGAATCACGCCATGACGCGACCAACCCGTTTGAGTCCGAGCAGCTAGTTATCTGTTCTCTGGACTTCGTGCGCCGCAATAAACAGCGCCTCGAAGAGCTGAACGACGCAGAGTGGGACATGCTGGTCGTCGATGAAGCCCATCATCTGGTTTGGAGTGAAGACGCGCCAAGCCGTGAATACATGGTGATTGAGCAACTTGCACAGAATATTCCAAGCGTGCTGTTGTTGACCGCAACTCCTGAGCAGTTAGGTCAGGAAAGCCACTTTGCCCGCCTGCGTTTGCTGGATCCGGACCGTTTCCACGATTACGAAGAGTTTATCGAAGAACAGCAGCAATATCAGCCGGTTGCCGATGCAGTCACCCTGTTGCTCAACAAACAGCCGCTGACTCCTGAAGCGCTGGCCCTGCTGGGTGAGAGCGTAGGCAATGCAGACGTTGATACTTTGCTCACCGCCGCCAATAAAGGTGATGAAGACGCTGCTAAAAAATTGGTTGCGATGCTGATGGAC contains the following coding sequences:
- a CDS encoding DNA polymerase II; translation: MQTQPRQGFVLTRHWRDTPQGTEVDFWLATDEGPQKIRLPAQESVAFLPVEQQERTEQLLLGEKGYILRPLPLKDFRLRPVVGLYCNGHRQLMRIEKMLKDGGLTLYEADIRPPERFLMERYITAPVWFTGTPGSDGILLNTKMKPAETYRPTLKLCSLDIETSGNGELYCIGLEGCGQRDVYMLGPANGTPGSHGDFNLEYVDSRPQLLHKLNDWLQRNDPDAIIGWSVVQFDLRVLQKHADRYKIPLRFGRDGSALEWREHGFKQGHFFAQAAGRLIVDGIEALKSATWNFPSFSLEYVSQTLLGEGKAIDNPYQRLAEIEQRFRQDKPALARYNLKDCELVTRIFAKTELLSFLLERASVTGLAADRSGGSVAAFTHLYLPRMHRIGFVAPNMGERPDENSPGGFVMDSRPGLYDSVLVLDYKSLYPSIIRTFLIDPVGLITGLDQPDDAHSVPGFREAYFSRTQHCLPEIVRQIWQGREAAKKLNNQPLSQALKIIMNALYGVLGTSSCRFFDSRLASSITLRGHEIMQQTRKLIEEEGYQVIYGDTDSTFVWLNSAHSNEDANEIGQRLVVKVNQWWKTHLNQELGLESALELEFETHYQRFLMPTIRGSELGSKKRYAGLVKDADGEHMVYKGLETVRTDWTKLAQTFQQALYERIFHEQPYQDYIRDYVASTLNGEFDDQLVYRKRLRRKLTEYERNVPPHVRAARLADEYNLANGRPMQYQNGGWISYVMTTSGPEPLENRQSPIDYDHYIEKQLEPVADGILPFLHDDFATLITGQMGLF